In Synechococcus sp. MU1643, a single window of DNA contains:
- the cysC gene encoding adenylyl-sulfate kinase, which produces MTASPTYGELTNKGASTNIAWHEASVGRDERSKQRGHRSTILWFTGLSGSGKSTLANAVNAALFERGLATYVLDGDNIRHGLCKDLGFSDADREENIRRIGEVAKLFLDAGVIVLTAFVSPFRADRDKARGLVKDGDFLEVFCAADLEVCESRDPKGLYAKARAGQIKEFTGISSPYEAPETPELKIDTGKQDLADSVELVIKALQERGVIPAA; this is translated from the coding sequence ATGACTGCCAGCCCTACCTACGGAGAACTCACCAACAAGGGTGCATCCACCAACATCGCCTGGCATGAGGCCTCGGTGGGCCGCGACGAGCGCTCGAAGCAGCGCGGTCACCGCAGCACCATTCTTTGGTTCACCGGACTGTCCGGCTCCGGCAAGAGCACCCTGGCCAATGCCGTTAACGCGGCTCTGTTTGAGAGGGGACTCGCCACCTACGTGCTGGATGGGGACAACATTCGCCACGGCCTCTGCAAAGACCTGGGCTTTTCCGATGCCGACCGTGAGGAGAACATCCGCCGCATCGGTGAAGTGGCCAAGCTGTTCCTGGATGCGGGCGTGATCGTGCTGACCGCCTTTGTTTCTCCCTTCCGTGCTGACCGGGACAAGGCCCGGGGCCTGGTGAAGGACGGTGACTTCCTCGAGGTGTTCTGCGCAGCTGATCTCGAGGTCTGCGAATCCCGCGATCCCAAAGGTCTGTACGCCAAGGCACGGGCGGGGCAGATCAAGGAATTCACCGGCATCTCGAGCCCCTACGAAGCACCGGAGACGCCCGAGCTCAAGATCGACACCGGCAAGCAGGATCTGGCCGACTCCGTGGAGCTGGTGATCAAAGCGCTCCAGGAGCGTGGGGTGATTCCGGCGGCCTGA
- a CDS encoding translation initiation factor, giving the protein MPKGGWQEFSSAESLQRPSGPAADPTAKAQQMVRVQPTRGGKGGKTVTVIRGLELDAAGFKALLKKLKSRIGSGGTTRDGVIELQGDQVDLALELLSKEGYRPKRAGG; this is encoded by the coding sequence ATGCCGAAGGGAGGCTGGCAGGAATTCAGCAGTGCCGAGAGCCTGCAACGACCGAGCGGACCTGCGGCGGATCCCACGGCGAAGGCGCAACAAATGGTGCGGGTGCAGCCCACCCGCGGGGGCAAAGGGGGCAAAACCGTGACGGTGATTCGAGGGCTGGAGCTGGATGCAGCGGGCTTCAAAGCGCTGCTTAAGAAGCTCAAATCACGCATCGGCAGTGGCGGTACCACCAGGGACGGCGTGATCGAACTGCAAGGAGATCAGGTTGATCTGGCGCTCGAGCTACTCAGCAAGGAGGGATACCGGCCGAAACGGGCTGGGGGTTAA
- a CDS encoding AI-2E family transporter — translation MTPWPAWLRLGLLLPLLGLNAFVLKRLLVQFAPFPGLFLTAALIAFLLDLPCRWLAQRGLPRAWAIVSVVLMTLGLLVWAAVALVPLLIEQLSQLISASPSLLTAAEQWIDRGQLWVLDHGLPADFADLSSDLVAQFSRLATQLSQRLLGLLGATVGTTINVVIVLVLAVFLLLGADPIVDGLARWLPDRWRDLVQTTLERTFRGYFAGQVVLALILSGGQLLVFTALKIPYGVLFAVLIGFTTLVPYASAVSIVSVSAVLAVQDPRTGLELLAAAIVVGQIVDQVIQPRLMGSIVGLQPAWLLISLPIGARVGAIFGFGELLGLLLAVPMASCIKTLADAARAGDGELRPPESPHAPGAL, via the coding sequence ATGACGCCCTGGCCGGCCTGGTTGCGACTTGGTCTTCTGTTACCGCTGCTGGGCTTGAACGCCTTTGTGTTGAAGCGCTTGCTGGTGCAGTTCGCCCCATTCCCCGGGCTGTTCCTCACCGCGGCTTTGATCGCCTTTTTGTTGGACTTGCCCTGCCGCTGGCTCGCGCAACGGGGCCTTCCGCGCGCCTGGGCCATCGTCAGTGTCGTCCTGATGACCCTGGGGCTCCTGGTCTGGGCGGCTGTGGCCTTAGTGCCTCTACTGATTGAACAGCTGAGCCAATTGATCAGTGCCTCGCCATCTCTGCTCACGGCGGCAGAGCAGTGGATCGATCGAGGTCAGCTCTGGGTGCTCGACCATGGCCTGCCTGCAGATTTCGCTGATCTCAGTAGTGATCTGGTGGCCCAGTTCAGTCGGCTGGCCACGCAACTGAGCCAGCGCCTATTGGGCCTGTTAGGGGCAACGGTGGGCACCACGATCAATGTGGTGATCGTGCTGGTGCTGGCGGTTTTTCTGCTGTTGGGGGCGGATCCGATCGTCGATGGCCTGGCCCGTTGGCTGCCTGATCGTTGGCGAGATCTGGTGCAGACGACCCTCGAGCGCACCTTTCGCGGCTATTTCGCCGGCCAGGTGGTGTTGGCACTGATTCTCAGTGGTGGTCAGCTTCTGGTCTTCACCGCCCTCAAAATTCCCTACGGCGTCTTGTTCGCCGTGCTGATCGGCTTCACCACATTGGTGCCCTATGCCAGTGCCGTGTCGATCGTTTCGGTGAGTGCGGTGCTGGCGGTTCAAGACCCCCGCACAGGCCTTGAGCTGCTCGCCGCGGCGATCGTGGTGGGTCAGATCGTGGATCAGGTGATCCAACCGCGGCTGATGGGCAGCATCGTGGGTTTGCAACCGGCCTGGTTGCTGATCTCTCTGCCGATCGGTGCTCGGGTGGGCGCCATCTTCGGCTTCGGTGAGTTGCTGGGACTGCTGTTGGCAGTGCCTATGGCCAGTTGCATCAAGACCCTGGCGGATGCCGCCCGGGCCGGCGACGGCGAACTCAGGCCGCCGGAATCACCCCACGCTCCTGGAGCGCTTTGA
- a CDS encoding N-acetylglucosamine-6-phosphate deacetylase, whose protein sequence is MAAPASVALMHRISNVRLPVPLPGDGDQRYGIDLDDQGLICRIDAMGAEAQQTDEDWNGDWLSPRGVDLQINGGLGLAFPELSAADLPRLEELLELLWRDGVEAIAPTLVTCGIAPLRQALAMLRQTRQQHRPGRCRLLGAHLEGPFLAEARRGAHPREHLTSPSLEALEERIGGFEEEIALVTLAPELEGAAAVIGRLRELGINVALGHSAATAEQASTGFDQGVAMLTHAFNAMPGLHHRAPGPLGEACRRGGIALGLIADGVHVHPTMAVLLQRLAPKQTVLVSDALAPYGLADGEHRWDERVLLVKNGTCRLDDGTLAGVTLPQLEGVKRLARWSNSPSAAIWSATVAPRRVIGDATGCLDALIGRPLTQLLRWHQQEGELHWACAA, encoded by the coding sequence ATGGCTGCCCCGGCCAGTGTTGCGTTGATGCACCGGATATCCAACGTTCGTTTGCCGGTTCCCCTGCCTGGGGACGGAGACCAGCGCTACGGCATCGACCTCGACGACCAGGGGCTGATCTGCCGCATCGACGCGATGGGCGCAGAGGCTCAACAGACTGATGAAGACTGGAACGGCGACTGGCTCAGCCCCCGGGGTGTTGACCTGCAGATCAATGGCGGACTGGGGCTGGCCTTCCCGGAACTGAGTGCGGCGGATCTGCCCCGGCTTGAGGAACTGCTCGAGCTGTTGTGGCGCGATGGGGTCGAAGCGATCGCACCAACCCTGGTTACCTGCGGCATCGCACCGCTGCGCCAAGCCCTGGCCATGCTGCGGCAGACGCGGCAGCAACACCGGCCAGGCCGTTGCCGGCTGCTGGGTGCCCATCTGGAGGGTCCTTTCCTGGCGGAGGCCCGCCGCGGTGCCCATCCCCGTGAACACCTGACCAGCCCCAGCCTGGAGGCTCTCGAGGAACGAATCGGCGGGTTCGAAGAAGAGATTGCCCTGGTCACCCTGGCCCCCGAACTGGAGGGGGCCGCTGCGGTGATCGGGCGGCTGCGGGAGCTGGGCATCAACGTGGCCCTGGGGCACAGCGCCGCCACTGCCGAACAGGCCAGCACCGGTTTCGATCAGGGGGTGGCCATGCTCACCCACGCCTTCAATGCCATGCCGGGCTTGCACCACCGGGCACCGGGACCACTGGGGGAAGCCTGCAGGCGCGGGGGGATTGCCCTGGGGCTGATCGCCGATGGCGTGCACGTCCACCCCACGATGGCGGTGCTGTTGCAACGGCTGGCACCGAAGCAGACGGTGCTGGTGAGTGATGCATTGGCCCCCTACGGCCTGGCCGACGGCGAACACCGCTGGGACGAGCGGGTGCTGCTGGTGAAGAACGGCACCTGCCGGCTCGATGACGGCACCCTGGCGGGAGTCACCCTGCCGCAACTGGAGGGGGTGAAGCGGCTGGCCCGCTGGAGTAACAGCCCCAGCGCTGCAATCTGGAGCGCCACGGTGGCACCGAGGCGGGTGATTGGCGATGCAACGGGGTGCCTGGACGCCCTGATCGGAAGGCCACTGACGCAGCTGCTGCGCTGGCACCAGCAGGAGGGTGAGCTGCACTGGGCCTGCGCTGCTTAG
- the purE gene encoding 5-(carboxyamino)imidazole ribonucleotide mutase — MAVLPLCVVPPVLPRVAVVMGSDSDLPTMEPAAAILRELGVEVEVRVLSAHRTPLEMVNFAQAARDQGFGVIVAGAGGAAHLPGMVAALTTLPVIGVPVKSRALSGVDSLHSIVQMPGGIPVATVAIGGGLNAGLLAAQILSVADAGLAQKLEAYRSSLHDAVVAKDARLVVLGSTDYLSQMDS, encoded by the coding sequence ATGGCAGTCTTGCCCCTCTGCGTTGTGCCGCCAGTGCTCCCCCGAGTTGCCGTTGTGATGGGAAGTGACTCTGACTTGCCCACCATGGAACCCGCTGCCGCCATCCTGCGCGAGCTGGGAGTGGAGGTGGAGGTTCGGGTGCTCTCGGCCCACCGCACCCCTTTGGAGATGGTGAACTTCGCTCAAGCAGCCCGGGACCAGGGATTTGGGGTGATCGTCGCCGGTGCCGGTGGGGCGGCCCATCTCCCCGGCATGGTGGCCGCCCTCACCACACTGCCCGTGATCGGCGTGCCGGTGAAAAGTCGGGCGCTGTCCGGCGTCGATTCCCTTCACTCGATCGTGCAGATGCCGGGGGGGATTCCCGTGGCCACCGTCGCCATCGGTGGGGGCCTCAACGCTGGCTTGCTGGCGGCCCAGATCCTTTCGGTGGCCGATGCTGGCTTGGCCCAGAAACTTGAGGCCTACCGCAGCAGCCTCCACGATGCTGTGGTGGCCAAGGATGCGCGCTTGGTTGTTCTCGGCAGCACGGATTACCTCTCCCAGATGGATTCATGA
- a CDS encoding rhodanese-like domain-containing protein, whose product MGQSQQPQPIQASELQQWLQSERPSPQLVDVREEAELAIAAFPGAVLHRPLSQSNAWLGTLQADLKPDQPVVVVCHAGMRSYHFGLWLLDQPWGLEVWNLEGGIDAWSLQVDPSVPRY is encoded by the coding sequence ATGGGCCAATCCCAACAACCACAACCAATCCAAGCCTCTGAACTGCAGCAATGGCTGCAAAGCGAGCGACCTTCCCCGCAATTGGTGGATGTGCGCGAGGAGGCTGAGCTCGCGATCGCTGCCTTCCCAGGTGCGGTGCTGCACCGCCCCCTGAGCCAATCCAATGCATGGCTTGGAACACTGCAGGCCGACCTCAAACCCGATCAACCCGTCGTGGTGGTCTGCCATGCCGGCATGCGCAGCTACCACTTCGGCCTGTGGCTGCTGGACCAACCTTGGGGCCTTGAGGTGTGGAACCTTGAGGGAGGCATTGATGCCTGGAGCCTTCAGGTTGATCCCAGCGTTCCCCGCTACTGA
- the hrcA gene encoding heat-inducible transcriptional repressor HrcA, translating to MSKPLSLRQEQVLQATVHHYVDTMEPVGSRTLVQRFGIPASSATIRSAMGALERRGLLQQPHTSAGRVPSPMGYRHYVDALLPEPGIAVQHLERELTGLSLRWAGLDDLLMHVARRLTDFTGLMSLITQPQQENRQLETIRLVPSGDRLLVMLVEASGRASHLNLRLPHGAETELTAMERWASAQLEQGDLNWEALPRQLLSSGAVLRNALEQPTPTNSTQVVVHGLSRLVSEPEFESTSSLRPLLELIDEQPGTLISRGESARVWIGDEHPQPALEACAVVQAPYHCNEGLGHVALVGPMRMAYATARAAVKRVARHLELLLA from the coding sequence ATGAGCAAGCCCCTGTCCCTTCGGCAAGAACAGGTGCTTCAGGCGACGGTGCACCACTACGTCGACACGATGGAGCCGGTGGGCAGCCGCACCCTGGTGCAACGCTTCGGCATCCCTGCCAGCTCCGCCACCATTCGCTCCGCCATGGGGGCACTTGAGCGCCGCGGACTGCTGCAGCAACCGCACACGTCCGCAGGACGCGTTCCCAGTCCGATGGGATACCGGCACTACGTGGATGCGCTGCTACCAGAACCCGGCATCGCCGTTCAACACCTGGAACGGGAGCTCACCGGACTCAGTCTTCGTTGGGCCGGTTTGGACGACCTGCTGATGCATGTGGCACGGCGGCTGACGGATTTCACCGGCCTGATGAGCCTGATCACCCAACCGCAGCAGGAGAACCGCCAATTGGAGACGATCCGTCTGGTGCCCAGCGGTGATCGACTGCTGGTGATGCTGGTGGAAGCCAGTGGCCGGGCCAGCCACCTCAACCTGCGCCTTCCCCACGGGGCTGAAACCGAACTCACCGCGATGGAACGTTGGGCGTCGGCACAGCTCGAGCAGGGAGACCTGAACTGGGAGGCTCTGCCCAGGCAGCTGCTAAGCAGCGGCGCTGTGCTGCGCAACGCCCTTGAACAGCCGACACCCACCAACTCCACGCAAGTGGTGGTGCATGGCCTCTCCAGGCTGGTGAGCGAACCGGAATTTGAAAGCACGTCCAGCCTTCGACCGCTACTTGAACTGATCGACGAGCAACCTGGGACCTTGATCAGCCGCGGTGAATCCGCACGGGTGTGGATCGGGGACGAACATCCGCAGCCAGCGCTGGAGGCCTGTGCCGTAGTTCAGGCCCCCTACCACTGCAACGAGGGGCTGGGCCATGTGGCCCTGGTGGGCCCGATGCGCATGGCGTATGCCACGGCACGGGCGGCGGTGAAGCGGGTGGCCCGGCACCTGGAATTGCTGCTGGCCTGA
- a CDS encoding DUF3352 domain-containing protein, with protein sequence MKARPFLSAAGAVLLSLLLLAVGLLWTMNRQSPLQLAEQPLHLPRAARFVPRDADLSLHWLADPGRLPAYAQAVAPASQRRDARDGARQWREGVFALAGLQFGLELEPWLGEEVSLTLIDGDTNAGWVLALTSRDNDGARRFLQRFWQTRSLAGTDLQISSYRGIGVISGQGALVGHDPQPLATALIDDDLLLVASGRGVLEQALDVSQLPDQHQLGDQRLQRQVAELGEGVALLTASPHALEHWLQLPELVAQRDDLSGLVASLRPEGSTLAVDGRLGFQQALGTAPWPGLTDLTASAGGHARWLAHLQSPARLLDPSENHPLAQWFAPVLEQHLADRPAADAVVEADDGPLLWQDQPEGWLLATRPQNPARDAVDARLQEQGLTRSELEGDGEVLSVWTRLVRQRGRQPGVDAQLAVAQVRSSALNWWGESLMALAQRQNGRALQPRLNQWQELTASSQPAQALMLADEPARALLGQWRPWALLQVMAGRPLQDQVRGLAVAIDVDRQEQGGTEIPLHARLELG encoded by the coding sequence ATGAAGGCTCGCCCCTTCCTCAGCGCTGCCGGCGCTGTGCTGTTGTCGCTGCTTTTGCTGGCCGTTGGCCTGCTCTGGACCATGAACCGCCAGAGCCCCCTGCAGCTGGCAGAGCAGCCGTTGCATCTGCCTCGGGCGGCCCGGTTTGTGCCCCGGGATGCTGATTTGTCCCTCCATTGGCTGGCCGATCCCGGACGGTTGCCGGCCTATGCCCAGGCCGTTGCCCCTGCCTCCCAACGCCGCGATGCCCGTGATGGCGCCCGGCAGTGGCGCGAAGGCGTCTTTGCCTTGGCGGGCCTCCAGTTCGGTCTTGAGCTGGAGCCCTGGCTTGGTGAGGAGGTCAGCCTCACCCTCATCGATGGGGACACCAACGCCGGTTGGGTGTTGGCTTTAACCAGTCGGGATAACGATGGCGCCCGGCGATTTCTGCAACGGTTCTGGCAGACCCGCAGCTTGGCGGGCACCGACCTGCAGATCAGCAGTTATCGCGGCATCGGTGTGATTAGCGGCCAGGGAGCGTTGGTGGGGCATGACCCCCAACCCCTGGCCACGGCCTTGATTGACGACGACTTGCTCCTCGTGGCCTCAGGCCGGGGCGTGCTGGAGCAGGCCCTCGATGTCTCGCAGCTCCCGGATCAGCATCAGCTGGGGGATCAACGCCTGCAGCGTCAGGTGGCTGAGCTCGGCGAGGGCGTGGCTCTGTTGACGGCATCGCCCCACGCCCTTGAGCATTGGTTGCAGCTGCCGGAGCTGGTGGCCCAACGGGACGACCTGAGCGGACTCGTGGCATCACTGCGGCCGGAGGGTTCAACCCTGGCGGTGGATGGGAGGCTGGGGTTCCAGCAAGCCCTTGGCACTGCCCCCTGGCCTGGGCTCACGGATCTGACCGCTTCGGCCGGCGGCCATGCCCGCTGGCTGGCTCATCTGCAGAGTCCAGCCCGTTTGTTGGATCCCAGCGAAAACCATCCGTTGGCCCAGTGGTTCGCTCCTGTGTTGGAGCAGCACTTGGCGGACCGGCCGGCGGCAGATGCTGTTGTTGAAGCCGATGACGGCCCTCTCCTCTGGCAGGACCAACCCGAGGGCTGGCTGCTGGCCACCCGCCCGCAAAACCCTGCCCGGGATGCGGTGGACGCCCGTTTGCAGGAGCAGGGTCTGACCCGTTCTGAGCTGGAGGGCGATGGAGAGGTGTTGAGCGTTTGGACGCGTCTGGTGCGCCAGCGGGGACGCCAGCCGGGGGTGGACGCTCAATTGGCCGTGGCTCAGGTTCGCTCGTCAGCGTTGAATTGGTGGGGGGAGTCCTTGATGGCTCTGGCGCAGCGCCAGAACGGGCGTGCCCTCCAGCCTCGCTTGAACCAGTGGCAGGAGCTCACAGCGTCCTCCCAACCCGCGCAGGCCCTAATGCTGGCCGATGAGCCCGCCCGCGCACTGTTGGGGCAATGGCGGCCATGGGCCCTGCTGCAGGTGATGGCGGGGCGGCCTCTCCAGGACCAGGTCCGCGGCCTTGCGGTTGCCATCGACGTTGATCGTCAGGAGCAGGGCGGTACCGAGATTCCGTTGCATGCCCGGCTCGAGCTTGGCTGA
- a CDS encoding citrate synthase: MVQQQTGDLRHARTGIELRPGLDGVPATQSAICDIDGEQGLLTYRGYPMQDLSANSSFLETAYLLIWGELPSRDQLAEFEHAVQMHRRVSFRVRDMMKCFPASGHPMDALQSSAASLGLFYSRRAIDDPQYIYDAVVRLIAKIPTMVAAFQLIRKGQDPIQPRDDLAYSANFLYMLTEREPDPLAARIFDRCLMLHAEHSLNASTFSARVTASTLTDPYAVVASAVGTLAGPLHGGANEDVLAMLEQVGSPENAGAFLDEAIAAKRKIMGFGHREYKVKDPRAVILQALVEEMFASFGHDDLYDVARAIEEEAASRLGPKGIYPNVDFYSGLVYRKLGIPRDLFTPVFAIARVAGWLAHWREQLGANRIFRPSQIYSGSQPRSWMPIEERVSAPAA, translated from the coding sequence GTGGTCCAGCAGCAGACAGGCGACCTGCGCCATGCGCGGACCGGGATCGAACTGCGTCCAGGCCTCGATGGCGTGCCGGCAACCCAGTCGGCGATCTGCGATATCGATGGAGAGCAGGGGCTGCTCACCTATCGCGGTTACCCGATGCAGGATCTGTCGGCCAACAGCAGCTTCCTTGAAACGGCCTACCTGCTGATCTGGGGAGAGCTGCCCAGCCGTGACCAGTTGGCGGAGTTTGAGCACGCGGTGCAAATGCACCGGCGGGTCAGCTTCCGGGTGAGGGACATGATGAAGTGCTTCCCGGCCAGTGGCCATCCGATGGACGCGCTGCAGTCCAGTGCCGCTTCCCTGGGGCTGTTCTATTCGCGCCGGGCGATCGACGACCCGCAGTACATCTATGACGCGGTGGTGCGGCTGATTGCCAAGATCCCCACGATGGTGGCTGCCTTTCAGCTGATCCGCAAAGGCCAGGACCCAATCCAGCCCAGGGATGATCTGGCCTACTCCGCCAATTTCCTTTACATGCTCACGGAACGTGAGCCGGATCCCCTGGCGGCGCGGATCTTTGATCGATGCCTGATGCTCCATGCCGAGCACAGCCTCAACGCCAGCACCTTCAGTGCCCGGGTCACCGCTAGCACCCTTACCGACCCCTACGCCGTGGTGGCTTCAGCCGTTGGCACCCTGGCGGGCCCACTCCACGGCGGCGCCAATGAAGACGTCCTTGCCATGCTCGAGCAGGTGGGAAGTCCCGAGAACGCTGGCGCCTTTTTGGATGAGGCCATCGCTGCCAAGCGCAAAATCATGGGCTTCGGCCACCGGGAATACAAGGTGAAAGACCCCCGTGCCGTAATCCTGCAGGCCCTGGTGGAGGAGATGTTCGCCAGCTTCGGCCATGACGACCTCTACGACGTGGCCCGGGCGATTGAAGAGGAAGCAGCGTCCCGTCTTGGCCCCAAGGGGATCTATCCCAACGTGGATTTCTATTCGGGCCTGGTGTATCGCAAGCTCGGCATCCCCAGGGATCTGTTCACGCCGGTCTTCGCCATCGCCAGGGTTGCCGGCTGGCTGGCCCATTGGCGGGAGCAGCTCGGGGCGAACCGAATTTTCCGGCCTTCGCAGATCTACTCCGGATCCCAGCCACGCTCCTGGATGCCCATTGAGGAGCGCGTCTCGGCTCCGGCCGCCTAA
- the bchM gene encoding magnesium protoporphyrin IX methyltransferase — MAPDQLLEQKQAEKKEVKGYFETTGFDRWNRIYSDSDDVNKVQRNIRIGHQKTVDEVLAWITESGELSQASFCDAGCGVGSLSLPLAAMGAGSINASDISEAMAREAERRAREAGLDMAKLNFFASDLESLSGSFHTVCCLDVFIHYPQQPAEEMVKHLCSLTEERLIVSFAPYTPLLALLKGIGQLFPGPSKTTRAYTLKEDGIVKAAEACGFKLVRRSLNKAPFYFSRLIEFRKA; from the coding sequence ATGGCCCCCGATCAGCTGCTGGAGCAGAAACAGGCCGAGAAGAAGGAGGTGAAGGGCTATTTCGAAACCACAGGCTTCGACCGCTGGAACCGCATCTACAGCGACAGCGACGACGTGAACAAGGTGCAGCGCAACATCCGCATCGGTCACCAAAAAACCGTTGATGAGGTGCTGGCCTGGATTACGGAAAGCGGTGAACTCAGCCAGGCGAGCTTCTGCGATGCCGGCTGCGGTGTGGGCAGCCTGAGCCTTCCGCTGGCGGCCATGGGCGCTGGATCCATCAACGCCAGTGACATTTCCGAGGCCATGGCCCGGGAAGCGGAGCGCCGGGCCCGCGAGGCCGGCCTCGACATGGCCAAGCTGAACTTCTTCGCCAGTGACCTGGAAAGTCTGAGCGGCTCCTTCCACACGGTGTGCTGCCTGGATGTGTTCATCCACTACCCCCAGCAACCGGCTGAGGAGATGGTGAAACACCTCTGCAGCCTCACCGAAGAGCGCCTGATTGTGAGCTTTGCGCCCTACACCCCGCTGCTGGCGCTGCTGAAGGGCATTGGCCAACTGTTCCCCGGCCCGAGCAAAACCACCCGGGCCTACACGCTCAAAGAAGACGGCATCGTCAAAGCGGCAGAAGCCTGCGGCTTCAAGCTGGTGCGCCGCAGCCTGAACAAGGCCCCCTTCTACTTCTCGCGCTTGATCGAGTTCCGCAAAGCCTGA
- the trpB gene encoding tryptophan synthase subunit beta produces the protein MTSTLPNTSTPDPSSLQPAVRPGAHGRFGRFGGQYVPETLMPALAELEQAAVHAWNDPAFTAELNHLLKNYVGRATPLYEAERLTAHYRRLDGGPRIWLKREDLNHTGAHKINNALGQALLALRMGKKRIIAETGAGQHGVATATVCARFGLECVIYMGAEDMRRQALNVFRMRLLGATVQPVTAGTATLKDATSEAIRDWVTNVESTHYILGSVAGPHPYPMLVRDFHAVIGEESKQQCHEAFGRLPDVLMACVGGGSNAMGLFHPFVQDTSVRLIGVEAAGDGVATGRHAATITEGRAGVLHGAMSLLLQDGDGQVMEAHSISAGLDYPGVGPEHSYLREIGRAEYAAVTDQQALDALRLVSELEGIIPALETAHAFAWLEQLCPTLADGTEVVINCSGRGDKDVNTVAEKLGAQL, from the coding sequence GTGACCAGCACCCTGCCCAACACCAGCACTCCGGATCCCTCCAGCCTGCAGCCAGCGGTGCGCCCCGGAGCCCACGGTCGCTTTGGACGATTCGGCGGCCAGTACGTGCCCGAGACCCTGATGCCGGCGTTGGCAGAACTAGAGCAAGCGGCGGTCCATGCTTGGAATGACCCAGCTTTCACCGCTGAGCTCAATCACCTGCTCAAGAACTACGTCGGCCGGGCGACACCGTTGTACGAGGCCGAGCGTCTCACCGCTCATTACCGCCGCCTCGATGGTGGCCCCCGCATCTGGCTGAAGCGAGAAGACCTCAACCACACCGGTGCCCACAAGATCAACAACGCCCTTGGGCAGGCCCTGCTGGCGCTACGCATGGGCAAGAAGCGGATCATTGCCGAGACCGGTGCGGGTCAGCATGGCGTCGCCACGGCCACGGTCTGTGCCCGCTTCGGTCTGGAGTGTGTGATCTACATGGGGGCGGAAGACATGCGCCGTCAAGCCCTCAACGTGTTCCGCATGCGCCTTCTGGGCGCCACGGTGCAACCGGTGACGGCCGGCACCGCCACCCTCAAGGACGCCACCAGTGAAGCCATCCGCGACTGGGTGACCAATGTTGAGTCCACCCACTACATCCTGGGATCCGTTGCTGGTCCGCACCCCTACCCGATGTTGGTGCGGGATTTCCATGCCGTGATCGGCGAAGAGTCCAAGCAGCAGTGCCATGAGGCCTTCGGTCGGCTGCCCGATGTGCTGATGGCCTGCGTTGGCGGTGGCTCCAATGCCATGGGCCTTTTCCATCCTTTTGTTCAGGACACGTCTGTGCGTCTGATCGGTGTCGAGGCCGCTGGTGATGGCGTGGCCACCGGTCGCCATGCCGCGACGATCACCGAGGGCCGTGCCGGCGTGCTGCATGGCGCCATGAGCCTGCTGCTGCAGGACGGCGACGGCCAGGTGATGGAGGCCCACTCCATCAGTGCCGGTCTTGATTACCCCGGGGTTGGTCCGGAGCACAGCTACCTGCGTGAGATCGGGCGTGCTGAGTACGCCGCTGTCACCGATCAACAGGCCCTCGATGCCCTGCGCCTGGTGAGTGAGCTTGAGGGCATCATTCCCGCCCTGGAAACCGCCCACGCTTTCGCCTGGCTTGAGCAGCTTTGCCCCACCTTGGCTGATGGCACGGAAGTGGTGATCAACTGCTCCGGTCGCGGCGATAAGGACGTCAACACCGTGGCGGAGAAGCTGGGGGCTCAGCTCTGA
- the sixA gene encoding phosphohistidine phosphatase SixA, with amino-acid sequence MPGSSLADLVLLRHGIAEPRQAGQDHLERPLTAAGRQRTQLVMAALVQRGLRLDRLLSSPYRRALQTAELAMEAGLASELAVDERLQPGGAFETLLTPWDGHLGLVGHEPDLGDLACALLRCAPGALVLKKAGVIQLRRSAGQWQLQALLRPALLIDDLSCY; translated from the coding sequence ATGCCCGGCTCGAGCTTGGCTGACCTGGTGCTGTTGCGGCATGGCATCGCCGAACCCCGCCAGGCGGGCCAGGACCATCTGGAACGCCCCTTGACCGCCGCCGGCCGTCAGCGAACTCAGCTGGTGATGGCGGCCCTGGTGCAACGGGGGCTGCGGTTGGATCGCCTGCTCTCGAGTCCTTACCGTCGGGCTTTGCAAACGGCGGAACTGGCTATGGAGGCAGGGCTCGCTTCAGAGCTTGCGGTGGACGAACGCCTTCAACCTGGAGGCGCCTTTGAAACGTTGCTGACGCCGTGGGATGGACACCTCGGTCTGGTGGGCCATGAGCCGGACCTTGGCGATCTGGCCTGCGCTCTTCTGAGGTGTGCCCCCGGTGCCCTGGTGCTGAAGAAAGCTGGTGTGATCCAGCTGCGTCGTTCCGCGGGTCAGTGGCAGTTGCAGGCCTTGCTTCGGCCAGCACTGTTGATTGACGATTTAAGTTGCTATTAG